One genomic region from Flavobacteriales bacterium encodes:
- a CDS encoding AAA family ATPase, which yields MPFKIYRSSAGSGKTFTLVKEYLRIALSTDRPDNYRGILAVTFTNKAAEEMKVRVINALQEISVGNPNDTMTDLLSEELAISVETIALRAKQTLKHMLHHYADLSISTIDRFSHRIIRTFAQDLGLSVNFEVELDTDVLKQAVFENLMSKVGTEKLLTDVLVDFIRSAADDEKGWNIDGVIKEYIGVLFSEESRFHLEKLCNIGLDEFHALRKSVRPKIVSEKNSLVNLAREILKQAESSGLSAASFSYGKTGIFSYIQKIASGNLEIPGKRALDTVANDKFYGSKISETERTSIDLLKPNITDLVNRCEQRIPRINYYEIVFNRIYAVALLDEMHRILQEVQHEEEILHIGEFNHLISDVVMTESAPFIYERIGARYHHFLVDEFQDTSILQWFNLLPLVDESLAHDNLCLVVGDAKQSIYRWRGGDVQQFVKLPKIHRPPHLEEKLDGDPQMAQLFAQREKSLGAALSSMTLDSNFRSSPTVVNFNNSLFEELQKDMPADLATMFDKAAQIPKKATDGLVNIHMIRDAKDLTSADYDEMVFEQIRTWVDECLADGFSAGDISIIFRTNKQAIKTALDLVEHGYDVVSNESLLINNSPRVQLLVNVATFLDDPSNAVNIAELLHNLSLCNETQDFAAELQQTKGGKKTEFIGQLLREQFPDIDWQRLNFETPYQLFSVLSHGVFPNVREPNLTFFLDEVLSFGQKKNSSLSDFLEHWKEKREKLSIALDESPNSIRILTIHKSKGLEYPVVIHPFADYPDNRSKTSASWVYLQDDEFAPLDRLRLPMSKSLENTPFEADLELEKAHAAMDTYNEMYVALTRAKQRLYVSGKLATDAKKDREPSTAIQFIRKYLLDAGKMSESEWEFQVGERTKQELQAAEFDHLKLLSLGDPNWRQRLKIARPIADAETRLSELDARQLGIAVHEAMANIFTANDVESAVRKLVENGSISDTDSQRISDHIRNLIGRPELAPLYAAEKSVRNEADIQLSSGEWLRPDRVVTEHGQAWVIDYKTGEERNEHHRQLSEYVKAVSELGFESVEGMLVYIESEKLVKAP from the coding sequence ATGCCATTTAAGATCTATCGTTCATCTGCAGGATCGGGAAAAACCTTCACGCTGGTGAAGGAATATCTGCGCATTGCCCTTTCTACAGACCGTCCAGACAACTATCGCGGAATTTTGGCTGTGACATTCACGAACAAGGCCGCGGAGGAAATGAAAGTGCGCGTGATAAATGCGCTGCAAGAAATCTCGGTAGGGAATCCGAACGATACGATGACGGATCTGCTTTCGGAAGAACTGGCGATCTCGGTTGAAACCATTGCACTGCGGGCCAAGCAAACGCTGAAGCACATGCTGCATCATTATGCCGACCTCAGCATCAGCACCATCGACCGTTTCAGCCACCGCATCATTCGAACATTTGCGCAGGATCTCGGCCTTTCGGTAAACTTTGAGGTGGAGCTGGACACAGACGTGTTGAAACAGGCGGTTTTCGAAAACCTGATGAGCAAGGTCGGTACCGAAAAACTGCTAACGGACGTGCTGGTGGATTTTATCCGCTCCGCAGCAGATGATGAGAAAGGATGGAACATCGATGGCGTGATCAAGGAGTACATCGGTGTGCTTTTTTCGGAGGAAAGTCGGTTCCATTTGGAGAAGCTGTGCAACATCGGTCTGGATGAATTTCACGCGTTGCGGAAGTCTGTGCGCCCCAAAATTGTGAGCGAGAAAAACTCGCTCGTCAATTTGGCAAGGGAGATTCTGAAACAGGCCGAAAGTTCAGGGCTTTCGGCAGCCAGTTTCTCGTATGGAAAGACGGGAATCTTCAGTTACATCCAGAAAATTGCCAGCGGCAACCTGGAAATCCCGGGAAAGCGCGCCCTCGACACGGTAGCGAATGACAAGTTCTATGGTTCCAAAATTTCGGAAACGGAACGTACATCCATCGACCTGCTGAAACCGAACATCACTGATCTGGTCAACCGCTGCGAACAGCGAATCCCACGGATCAATTACTACGAAATCGTTTTCAATCGCATCTATGCGGTGGCGCTGCTCGATGAGATGCATCGCATTCTGCAAGAAGTGCAACACGAAGAAGAAATTCTGCATATCGGAGAGTTCAACCACCTGATAAGCGATGTGGTGATGACCGAATCGGCACCGTTCATTTACGAACGCATCGGGGCGCGCTACCATCATTTTCTGGTGGATGAGTTTCAGGACACCAGCATTCTGCAATGGTTCAATCTGTTGCCGCTGGTGGACGAAAGTCTGGCGCATGACAACCTCTGTCTGGTGGTGGGCGATGCCAAGCAGAGCATTTACCGTTGGCGCGGTGGCGATGTACAGCAATTTGTGAAGCTGCCCAAGATTCACAGACCTCCTCATCTTGAGGAAAAACTGGACGGTGACCCGCAGATGGCGCAGCTTTTCGCGCAGCGGGAAAAAAGTCTTGGCGCAGCATTGTCGAGCATGACACTGGATTCCAATTTCCGATCGAGCCCAACGGTTGTCAATTTCAACAATTCGCTGTTCGAAGAACTTCAGAAAGATATGCCCGCAGACCTTGCAACCATGTTCGACAAGGCCGCGCAGATCCCCAAAAAGGCGACCGATGGACTGGTGAACATCCACATGATACGGGATGCGAAAGACCTGACCAGCGCAGATTATGATGAAATGGTGTTCGAGCAGATAAGAACGTGGGTGGATGAATGCTTGGCCGATGGTTTTTCTGCTGGCGACATCTCCATCATCTTCCGAACAAATAAACAGGCCATTAAAACTGCGTTGGATCTGGTGGAACATGGCTACGATGTGGTTTCCAACGAATCGCTGCTGATCAACAATTCGCCTCGCGTGCAACTGCTGGTAAATGTGGCCACGTTTCTTGACGACCCAAGCAATGCGGTGAATATTGCGGAGCTGCTTCACAACCTTTCTCTCTGCAATGAAACGCAGGATTTTGCGGCAGAACTTCAGCAGACCAAAGGCGGAAAGAAAACCGAATTCATCGGGCAGTTGCTTCGCGAACAATTCCCAGACATCGATTGGCAACGACTCAATTTTGAAACGCCTTATCAGCTATTCAGCGTGCTTTCGCACGGAGTTTTCCCAAATGTTCGGGAACCGAATCTTACCTTCTTTTTGGATGAGGTGCTTTCATTCGGCCAAAAGAAGAACAGTTCGCTCTCCGATTTTCTCGAACATTGGAAGGAGAAACGCGAGAAACTTTCCATTGCCTTGGACGAAAGTCCGAACTCGATTCGCATCCTCACAATACACAAAAGCAAAGGGTTGGAATATCCCGTGGTGATCCATCCGTTTGCCGATTATCCCGACAATCGCAGTAAAACAAGTGCTTCGTGGGTTTATCTGCAAGACGATGAATTTGCTCCGCTGGACCGATTGCGATTGCCGATGAGCAAATCGCTCGAAAACACGCCTTTCGAAGCCGACCTTGAACTGGAAAAGGCACACGCTGCCATGGACACGTACAACGAGATGTATGTAGCATTGACCCGTGCCAAGCAGCGATTGTACGTTTCGGGAAAGTTGGCAACCGATGCGAAAAAAGACCGCGAGCCATCAACGGCCATCCAATTCATTCGAAAATATCTGCTCGATGCAGGAAAAATGAGCGAAAGTGAGTGGGAGTTCCAAGTCGGTGAACGAACAAAGCAAGAACTGCAAGCGGCCGAATTCGACCATCTCAAACTCCTATCGTTAGGAGATCCGAACTGGCGGCAACGATTGAAAATCGCGCGACCAATTGCGGATGCGGAAACACGCCTTTCGGAATTGGATGCACGACAATTGGGTATTGCCGTGCACGAGGCAATGGCAAATATCTTTACTGCAAACGATGTGGAATCAGCCGTTCGGAAATTGGTTGAGAACGGAAGTATCAGCGATACTGATTCGCAACGCATTTCCGATCATATCCGAAACCTGATCGGAAGACCTGAACTCGCACCGCTTTATGCAGCGGAAAAATCTGTTCGGAACGAAGCAGACATTCAGCTTTCTTCGGGCGAATGGCTGCGGCCCGACCGCGTAGTTACCGAACACGGCCAAGCATGGGTCATCGATTACAAAACGGGTGAGGAACGAAACGAACATCACCGACAGCTTTCAGAGTATGTGAAAGCCGTTTCAGAACTCGGATTTGAATCTGTAGAAGGTATGCTGGTTTACATTGAATCGGAAAAACTGGTGAAAGCCCCCTGA